Proteins encoded together in one Gemmatimonadota bacterium DH-78 window:
- a CDS encoding cysteine desulfurase-like protein, which yields MPVADLQTIRAAFPALSRIEAGHPAAYFDGPGGTQVPTAVTDAMVDYLHHRNANTHWAYATSAETDRALEGARAALSDFLGCDPDEVVFGANMTTLTYHLSRALGRGLQAGDEVIVTRLDHQANVAPWRDLARDLELVVREVPFRPEDGRLDVDAYHRLLSDRTRVVALGAASNALGTVTDLAPLVAAAREVGAFTFVDAVHAAQHQLPDAHALGCDALACSPYKFYGPHLGTLYLRRDALAALDPHRLPCAGDAGGERLETGTLSHEAMVGAAAAVDFLAGLAGAEGPRRARLETAFVELEERADGLLDALWGGLEALDGVTLYGPRPGTLRTSTLGFTVAGVPAEEVTRRLSDEQGVFTSHGDFYATTVIDDLGVGPDGLVRAGISIYTSPEEVERLVSGVAALAG from the coding sequence GTGCCCGTCGCCGACCTGCAGACCATCCGCGCCGCATTCCCCGCCCTCTCGCGCATCGAGGCGGGTCATCCCGCCGCCTACTTCGACGGACCCGGGGGCACCCAGGTGCCGACGGCCGTGACCGACGCGATGGTCGACTACCTGCACCACCGCAACGCCAACACGCACTGGGCCTACGCCACCAGTGCCGAGACCGACCGCGCGCTCGAAGGGGCCCGCGCCGCGCTGTCCGACTTTCTCGGGTGCGACCCCGACGAGGTGGTGTTCGGCGCGAACATGACCACCCTCACCTACCATCTCTCGCGTGCATTGGGTCGGGGACTCCAGGCGGGCGACGAGGTGATCGTCACGCGGCTCGATCACCAGGCGAATGTGGCGCCCTGGCGCGACCTCGCACGCGACCTGGAGCTCGTGGTGCGGGAGGTGCCCTTTCGGCCGGAAGACGGGCGACTCGATGTGGACGCCTACCACCGGCTGCTCTCCGACCGCACACGGGTGGTCGCGCTCGGGGCGGCCTCGAATGCACTGGGCACGGTGACCGATCTCGCGCCGCTGGTGGCGGCCGCGCGCGAGGTGGGGGCCTTCACCTTCGTCGACGCCGTGCACGCCGCGCAGCATCAGCTGCCCGACGCGCATGCGCTCGGGTGCGACGCGCTGGCCTGCTCTCCGTACAAGTTCTACGGACCGCATCTGGGCACGCTCTACCTGCGACGCGACGCCTTGGCCGCGCTGGACCCGCACCGCCTGCCCTGCGCGGGCGATGCGGGTGGGGAGCGGTTGGAGACGGGCACGCTGTCGCACGAGGCCATGGTGGGGGCGGCGGCCGCGGTCGACTTCCTCGCCGGGCTGGCGGGAGCCGAGGGTCCGCGGCGGGCGCGGCTGGAGACCGCATTCGTGGAGCTGGAGGAGCGTGCCGACGGTCTGCTCGACGCTCTCTGGGGCGGGCTCGAGGCGTTGGATGGAGTGACCCTCTACGGACCCCGCCCGGGCACCCTGCGCACCTCGACCCTCGGCTTCACCGTCGCGGGGGTGCCCGCCGAGGAGGTCACGCGCCGGCTCTCCGACGAGCAGGGTGTCTTCACCTCGCACGGCGACTTCTACGCCACCACCGTGATCGACGACCTCGGGGTGGGGCCGGACGGCCTGGTGCGGGCCGGGATCTCGATCTACACCTCGCCGGAGGAGGTGGAGCGGCTGGTCTCAGGTGTGGCGGCGTTGGCGGGGTAG
- a CDS encoding Ig-like domain-containing protein, giving the protein MTRRRFERSSLTSLLPLLVFAAACDNSTSPETEQVTVSISSGPLALVIEETAQLQAQVSDGTSAVAWSSDDAAIATVNSTGLVEAVSPGTTRIEAALVSSSEAAASLTVTVTDACATVVGTAPVGSIGSGGVTSSGTLGAGDCFRDGVRSDRWAIELPTDVGLDLWLDSEFAGKLLVEDLDGNVLIESAPGAAGVAGQAQAATGLAFSTEPGSYIVVVTGGTGAYDLTVSQHDRCNALTGLIARNQAATQEVTGIDCPLPSGRRADLWFFSSPERGPVGIRATSDEFAPTVIVTEADVTDPESTTPIARFGPESSPFLEGVTLMLDPGDYRIWVLGEESGADGLYELVVDSGAGAIIAWGVPLEYGFNSQEEAVSRNVFRFLTGGATDSRMLFTRGCDPRVDSKHCYLVSDLETLDPFYDVVDEFGTLEYRDPLAVTDFTDYDVIFAPHCAPFVGDQSDRAEVHEKLEAAVRAGVRVFVSGESSCSYGGVDTTVLANEFLEPLGVRFTDLDPRVPEEPVPEERRVGFLEGVSTFTPWRMAPLILDSGDWRVGAEASTGVVSYLRSFPVDGW; this is encoded by the coding sequence ATGACCCGTCGTCGATTCGAGCGCTCCTCCTTGACGTCGCTGTTGCCACTTCTCGTCTTCGCAGCCGCCTGCGACAACAGCACATCACCCGAAACCGAGCAGGTAACGGTCTCGATCTCCAGCGGCCCCCTGGCCCTCGTGATCGAAGAGACCGCACAACTTCAGGCACAGGTGTCCGACGGCACCTCCGCCGTAGCCTGGTCCTCCGACGACGCTGCGATCGCGACGGTGAACAGTACGGGCCTCGTCGAGGCCGTCTCCCCGGGCACGACCCGGATCGAGGCCGCCCTCGTCTCCAGTTCGGAGGCCGCAGCCAGCCTGACGGTCACGGTCACGGACGCCTGCGCCACCGTGGTGGGCACAGCCCCGGTCGGATCCATCGGGTCGGGAGGCGTCACCTCTTCGGGCACCCTTGGCGCGGGTGACTGTTTCCGCGACGGAGTTCGGTCCGACCGCTGGGCCATCGAGCTTCCCACCGATGTGGGGCTCGACCTGTGGCTGGACAGCGAGTTCGCGGGCAAGCTGCTCGTGGAGGATCTGGACGGGAACGTGCTGATCGAGTCTGCGCCCGGGGCAGCCGGGGTGGCCGGTCAGGCTCAGGCCGCTACCGGTCTCGCCTTCTCGACTGAACCCGGGTCGTACATCGTGGTCGTCACCGGCGGGACGGGGGCCTATGACCTGACCGTCTCCCAACATGACCGGTGCAATGCGCTGACGGGCCTCATCGCGCGTAATCAGGCCGCAACGCAGGAGGTGACGGGAATCGATTGCCCACTGCCGAGCGGCCGTCGGGCGGATCTCTGGTTCTTTTCCTCTCCGGAGCGCGGTCCGGTGGGCATTCGGGCCACGAGCGACGAGTTCGCGCCGACGGTGATCGTGACCGAGGCCGATGTCACCGACCCCGAATCGACGACACCGATCGCCCGCTTCGGCCCGGAGTCCTCACCCTTTCTCGAGGGTGTGACCCTGATGCTCGACCCCGGCGACTACCGGATTTGGGTCCTGGGGGAGGAATCCGGGGCCGACGGCCTCTATGAGCTGGTGGTCGATTCGGGCGCAGGTGCGATCATCGCATGGGGAGTGCCACTCGAGTACGGCTTCAACTCGCAGGAAGAGGCCGTGTCCAGAAATGTCTTTCGCTTTCTCACCGGGGGCGCGACCGACTCCCGCATGCTGTTCACCCGTGGATGCGACCCGCGCGTCGATTCCAAGCACTGCTACCTCGTGTCCGACCTGGAAACACTCGACCCGTTCTACGACGTGGTCGATGAGTTCGGAACCCTCGAGTACCGGGATCCACTGGCTGTGACGGACTTCACGGACTACGACGTGATCTTCGCTCCACACTGCGCTCCCTTCGTCGGTGATCAGAGCGATCGGGCGGAGGTGCATGAGAAGCTGGAAGCGGCAGTGCGGGCGGGGGTACGGGTGTTCGTTTCGGGCGAGTCGTCCTGCAGCTACGGCGGGGTCGACACCACCGTGCTGGCCAACGAATTTCTCGAGCCCCTCGGCGTCCGGTTCACCGACCTCGATCCGCGCGTTCCCGAAGAACCGGTGCCCGAGGAACGGCGGGTAGGGTTTCTCGAGGGGGTAAGCACCTTCACCCCATGGCGGATGGCCCCTCTGATCCTCGACAGCGGCGATTGGAGGGTGGGAGCGGAGGCTTCGACCGGCGTGGTCTCGTATCTCCGGAGCTTCCCTGTGGACGGGTGGTGA
- a CDS encoding alpha/beta hydrolase, which produces MTSMPFTARRSGIRVAGGRTATPDDARTVRPRLVRSRLVRPGVVLGLLALLAAPAAAQEPMSWSEFRALDRVEADAREVWGEGEDAFGEVYLPEGEGPHPVVVLVHGGCWQSIAGVGYVSHLARRIAQEGWAVWSPEFRRIDQPGGSWPGILEDVGRATDHLRALAPRHDLDLERVVAMGHSSGGHLALWLAARPKLDPLDPVARALRGDDPLAPVGVVGLAAIADLDDFHRAEGGGCGARSVERLLDAAPESWHDRLALSSPTGALPLGVPQLMVTGALDATVASAHAEHWAGLARAAGDPVEVVIPEGAGHFEVVAPWASTFAPAWREIADFLRRTEPR; this is translated from the coding sequence ATGACTTCCATGCCCTTCACAGCCCGACGCTCCGGGATTCGAGTCGCGGGGGGTCGCACCGCGACCCCCGACGACGCTCGCACCGTCCGGCCCCGCCTCGTCCGGTCCCGCCTCGTCCGCCCCGGGGTCGTCCTCGGCCTGCTCGCGCTCCTCGCCGCCCCCGCGGCCGCGCAGGAACCCATGAGCTGGTCGGAGTTCCGCGCCCTCGACCGGGTGGAGGCCGACGCCCGCGAGGTGTGGGGGGAGGGCGAGGACGCCTTCGGCGAGGTCTATCTCCCGGAGGGCGAGGGTCCGCACCCGGTGGTGGTGCTGGTCCACGGCGGGTGTTGGCAGTCCATCGCGGGCGTCGGGTACGTGAGCCATCTGGCTCGCAGAATCGCGCAGGAGGGATGGGCGGTCTGGAGTCCCGAGTTCCGCCGTATCGACCAGCCCGGGGGCAGTTGGCCGGGCATCCTCGAGGATGTCGGCCGCGCCACCGATCATCTGCGCGCCCTCGCCCCGCGTCACGACCTCGACCTCGAGCGGGTGGTGGCGATGGGCCACTCCTCGGGTGGCCACCTGGCCCTCTGGCTGGCCGCGCGCCCCAAGCTCGACCCCCTCGACCCGGTGGCGCGGGCGCTGCGCGGCGACGACCCCCTCGCCCCCGTCGGGGTGGTCGGCCTCGCGGCCATCGCCGATCTGGACGATTTCCATCGGGCCGAGGGTGGCGGCTGCGGAGCCCGCTCGGTCGAACGTCTGCTCGATGCCGCGCCCGAGTCCTGGCACGACCGGCTGGCCCTCAGCTCCCCTACCGGCGCGCTTCCCCTGGGGGTGCCGCAGCTGATGGTCACCGGTGCTCTCGACGCCACCGTCGCAAGCGCGCACGCAGAGCATTGGGCGGGGCTCGCCCGAGCCGCCGGCGACCCGGTCGAGGTGGTGATTCCGGAGGGTGCGGGCCACTTCGAAGTGGTCGCGCCCTGGGCCTCGACCTTTGCCCCGGCATGGCGCGAGATTGCGGATTTTCTGCGTCGGACCGAGCCGCGCTGA
- a CDS encoding metallophosphoesterase family protein, with amino-acid sequence MDPASDAVRIGVVSDTHGLLRPEVPPLLEGCDLILHAGDVGDPAILTSLEGLAPTRAVRGNVDGGPLRALPLTEAVEVAGHLIYMVHIPEDLDLDPVAAGVSVVIHGHTHRPRAERIDGVLHLNPGSIGPRRFSLPVTFAFLRLFPGGVEWEHVGLGL; translated from the coding sequence ATGGACCCCGCATCCGACGCCGTGCGCATCGGCGTGGTGAGCGACACCCACGGCCTGCTGCGTCCCGAGGTGCCGCCCCTGCTGGAGGGCTGCGACCTGATCCTGCATGCCGGCGACGTGGGCGACCCCGCGATTCTCACGAGCCTCGAGGGGCTCGCCCCGACCCGCGCGGTGCGCGGGAACGTGGACGGGGGTCCGCTGCGCGCGCTCCCGCTCACCGAGGCGGTGGAGGTGGCCGGGCACCTGATCTACATGGTGCACATTCCCGAGGACCTCGACCTCGATCCGGTGGCCGCGGGGGTATCGGTGGTGATCCACGGACACACCCACCGACCGCGGGCCGAGCGGATCGACGGGGTGCTCCATCTGAATCCGGGCAGCATCGGCCCCCGGCGCTTCTCCCTTCCCGTGACCTTCGCTTTCCTGCGACTGTTTCCGGGCGGCGTGGAGTGGGAGCATGTGGGCCTCGGGCTCTGA
- a CDS encoding response regulator transcription factor: MDDTRPLEILVVDDQPEVVDVIRRGLEQDGHLIAAAGTGEEGLEMVSTRSFDVVILDVVLPGIDGFAVARELRDRGITTPILMLTQKDAEEDVIHGLEEGADAYLPKPFRIGELQAHLRALKRRVGMESNTVLTFQDLELDRVKREVRRGDRDVALTNIELKLLETLMLRPGRTFSKEELLRLVWGLTFDPGTGVVNVHLGNLRGKLESGGEARVIQTVRGRGYRLAEAD; the protein is encoded by the coding sequence GTGGACGATACCCGGCCTCTCGAGATCCTCGTGGTGGACGACCAACCCGAGGTCGTCGACGTGATCCGTCGAGGCCTCGAGCAGGACGGGCATCTGATCGCTGCCGCGGGAACGGGGGAGGAGGGGCTCGAGATGGTGTCCACGCGCTCCTTCGACGTGGTGATCCTCGATGTCGTGCTCCCGGGGATCGACGGCTTCGCCGTGGCCCGCGAACTGCGCGACCGGGGCATCACCACCCCGATCCTGATGCTCACGCAGAAGGATGCCGAGGAAGACGTGATCCACGGGCTGGAGGAGGGCGCCGATGCCTACCTGCCCAAGCCCTTCCGGATCGGCGAGCTGCAGGCCCATCTGCGCGCGCTCAAGCGCCGGGTGGGGATGGAGTCGAACACCGTGCTCACCTTCCAGGACCTCGAACTCGATCGGGTCAAGCGGGAGGTGCGCCGGGGCGATCGCGACGTGGCGCTCACCAACATCGAGCTCAAGCTCCTCGAAACGCTGATGCTGCGCCCCGGACGCACCTTCTCCAAAGAGGAGCTGTTGCGGCTGGTGTGGGGGCTGACCTTCGATCCGGGCACCGGCGTGGTGAACGTTCATCTGGGCAATCTGCGCGGCAAACTCGAGTCGGGCGGTGAGGCCCGAGTGATTCAGACGGTGCGGGGCCGCGGCTATCGTCTGGCCGAGGCCGACTGA
- a CDS encoding DUF1648 domain-containing protein has protein sequence MRRVLDMLNALFATAIVGFAVWVWPSLPERIPVHFGPDGQPDRWSDTTLMSWFLLPAIALATWAFIAAGRAWVVRRPERMNLPSGGTLADYPEELRPAVVEHMKAFLSLVSLEVLLIFGLIVVGSYRTAMGGDGQGLMLAVLAIAMLSGPVLLATFMIGLQRITSARRS, from the coding sequence ATGAGACGGGTGCTCGACATGCTGAACGCCCTGTTCGCGACCGCGATCGTGGGCTTCGCCGTGTGGGTGTGGCCGAGTCTGCCGGAGCGGATTCCGGTGCACTTCGGCCCCGACGGGCAGCCCGACCGGTGGTCCGACACCACGCTGATGTCGTGGTTTCTGTTGCCGGCCATCGCACTCGCCACCTGGGCCTTCATCGCGGCGGGTCGGGCCTGGGTCGTGCGTCGCCCGGAGCGCATGAATCTGCCGAGCGGGGGTACCCTCGCCGACTATCCGGAGGAACTGCGGCCGGCGGTGGTCGAGCACATGAAGGCGTTCCTCTCGCTCGTCTCGCTCGAGGTGCTGCTGATCTTCGGACTCATCGTGGTCGGCAGCTATCGTACCGCGATGGGCGGGGACGGGCAGGGGCTCATGCTCGCCGTACTCGCCATCGCGATGCTCTCGGGGCCGGTGCTCCTCGCCACTTTCATGATCGGGCTCCAGCGCATAACCAGCGCCCGTCGTTCATAG
- the menH gene encoding 2-succinyl-6-hydroxy-2,4-cyclohexadiene-1-carboxylate synthase: MTRSHRLEVDGGLHLHLVDHDHGPHAAPPLVLVHGFMGSTQSWGDLPARLSRHRRVIVPDLPGHGRSDRPGSPDRYGVLEVAGALARMAEGLRLGAADWLGYSMGGRIVLAGAAEGLLDPRRLILESASPGLETEAERAERRAADERLARRLEVEGLAPFVDDWLALPLFATLSPDARERARRLRLANDAHALAACLRGGGTGVQRSYWRDLPQVEVPTLVLTGARDPKFTRLGHRMATALPFARSEGVADAGHAVHAEAPDAWARAVTGWVGSD; the protein is encoded by the coding sequence GTGACGCGGAGCCATCGACTCGAGGTCGACGGCGGGCTCCACCTCCACCTGGTCGATCACGACCACGGTCCCCACGCCGCACCTCCCCTCGTGCTCGTGCACGGCTTCATGGGGTCGACCCAATCCTGGGGCGACCTGCCCGCGCGGCTGAGCCGCCACCGGCGGGTGATCGTGCCGGATCTGCCGGGTCACGGGCGGAGCGATCGGCCCGGTTCTCCCGATCGATACGGAGTTCTCGAGGTCGCCGGTGCCCTCGCGCGCATGGCCGAGGGACTCCGACTCGGCGCGGCCGACTGGCTCGGCTACTCGATGGGCGGCCGGATCGTGCTCGCCGGGGCGGCGGAAGGGCTGCTCGATCCGAGGCGTCTGATTCTGGAGTCGGCGTCGCCCGGGCTGGAGACGGAGGCCGAGCGAGCCGAGCGTCGGGCTGCGGACGAGCGGCTCGCCCGCCGGCTCGAGGTCGAGGGCCTCGCACCCTTCGTCGACGACTGGCTCGCCCTGCCGCTCTTCGCCACGTTGTCGCCCGACGCGCGGGAGCGGGCGCGGCGGCTCCGGCTGGCCAACGACGCCCACGCCCTCGCGGCCTGTCTTCGCGGGGGCGGCACCGGGGTACAGCGGTCGTACTGGCGCGATCTTCCGCAGGTGGAGGTGCCGACGCTGGTGCTGACCGGGGCGCGAGATCCGAAGTTCACGCGGCTCGGGCACCGGATGGCGACCGCGCTGCCGTTCGCGCGATCCGAGGGCGTTGCGGATGCGGGACACGCGGTGCACGCCGAGGCACCCGACGCCTGGGCGCGGGCGGTGACCGGTTGGGTCGGGTCGGATTGA
- a CDS encoding ADOP family duplicated permease, producing the protein MKGRWRDRLHPLLGRARVEREVDDEFAAHIEHRVDDLVESGMDPEAARARAEREFGNRSRLRRDTVKAGSGDGASGAGGRAGWFRDVAWAGRQLRRSPGFAAVAGLTLMLGIGAAVTIVSVVRTVVLDPLPFEAPEELLALGTLTPAGDPFSTSEPAFLDWRERLRTVSDVGAYAGRTETLRAPGDPRGIVRGYANAGLLEMLGVEPSIGRAFTAAEDRPGDPVPVALLAHDLWQERFGGAADVVGSTVDVDGRLFEVIGVLPEGLDVLFGGGIDLLTPLAADPGMDRGEHYLDVVARMAPGATETEVLSDLQSVAAWQSDTFEEDRGWSAELEPLDRALLGEATIRAGWVLIAAAGLLLAMACVNVSNLLLARATARKGEMGLRAVLGADRTTLLRQLGVESALLAGLGTALGLLLATVALPLVRRLGAGRLPRLEEAGVDPASALAACVVAALTVGLFGLAPMVGLRREALASGLRSVGRGSGAGGGGLRRVLVTAQVAASVVLLVGTGLLSRSFAKLSNVDPGFDTVDRVAVALAMPDAAYDWQERGPLMQEILRRSGEVPGVEVVGATSVDPFSGYALANFVARRDRMPERAADFTPIHWRVVTPGFFEAMGLEIRAGRGFDQGDLGDDGVPVVVGEGLAERFFGSASEALDRELVWGDHDGSVLRIVGVAERLRDVRIDEESELMVYRAHAMLPWASMTLVARLRPGADPAVASGLREAVRSAAPGLAVPEVRLLETTLDRALAEPRFNLLLMAAFALVGLALAVVGLYGLTAFEVRRSFREIGIRMSLGAESSSLVSGLVARRMMLAGIGMTIGMALAGYASRWLDTLLFEVSPRDPLTWIAVIATVGVTTAVATWIPARWAAAVDPRQVLSAE; encoded by the coding sequence GTGAAGGGCCGGTGGCGCGACCGCCTGCACCCGCTCCTTGGACGGGCCCGGGTGGAGCGCGAGGTGGACGACGAGTTCGCCGCCCACATCGAACACCGGGTGGACGATCTGGTGGAGAGCGGGATGGACCCCGAGGCGGCTCGGGCCCGGGCCGAGCGGGAGTTCGGCAATCGCTCGCGACTGCGCCGTGACACGGTGAAGGCCGGGTCGGGCGACGGGGCCTCCGGGGCCGGAGGGCGCGCGGGGTGGTTCCGCGACGTCGCGTGGGCGGGTCGGCAGCTGCGCCGTTCGCCGGGCTTCGCGGCCGTGGCGGGCCTCACCCTGATGCTCGGCATCGGGGCTGCGGTCACCATCGTGAGCGTCGTTCGCACGGTGGTGCTGGACCCGCTGCCCTTCGAGGCACCCGAGGAGTTGCTGGCCCTCGGCACGCTCACCCCGGCGGGTGATCCATTCTCCACCTCCGAGCCGGCCTTTCTCGACTGGCGCGAGCGACTGCGCACCGTGTCGGATGTCGGGGCGTACGCGGGCCGCACCGAAACGCTGCGCGCGCCCGGGGATCCGCGCGGCATCGTGCGCGGCTACGCCAACGCCGGGTTGCTCGAGATGCTCGGTGTCGAGCCCTCGATCGGCCGCGCCTTCACCGCCGCCGAGGACCGTCCGGGCGATCCGGTGCCCGTGGCGCTCCTGGCGCACGACCTCTGGCAGGAGCGTTTCGGGGGCGCCGCCGACGTCGTCGGGTCGACGGTGGACGTCGACGGCCGGCTGTTCGAGGTGATCGGTGTGCTCCCGGAGGGGCTCGACGTGCTCTTCGGCGGGGGCATCGACCTGCTGACGCCGCTGGCCGCCGACCCGGGCATGGACCGCGGCGAACACTACCTCGACGTGGTGGCCCGCATGGCCCCGGGTGCGACGGAAACCGAGGTGTTGAGTGATCTGCAGAGTGTGGCGGCATGGCAGAGCGACACCTTCGAAGAAGACCGTGGATGGTCGGCCGAACTCGAGCCGCTCGACCGCGCGCTCCTGGGCGAGGCGACGATCCGGGCCGGCTGGGTGTTGATCGCTGCGGCGGGCCTTCTGCTGGCCATGGCGTGCGTGAACGTCTCCAACCTGCTCCTGGCCCGTGCCACGGCTCGAAAGGGGGAGATGGGACTCCGGGCCGTGCTCGGGGCCGATCGGACGACGCTGCTGCGCCAGCTGGGTGTGGAGTCGGCGCTGCTCGCGGGGCTCGGAACCGCGCTGGGCCTGCTGCTGGCCACGGTGGCGCTCCCGCTCGTGCGCCGTCTGGGCGCGGGACGACTGCCCCGCCTGGAGGAGGCGGGCGTCGACCCGGCCTCCGCGCTGGCCGCCTGCGTCGTCGCGGCACTCACGGTGGGGCTCTTCGGTCTGGCGCCGATGGTGGGGCTGCGCCGTGAGGCGCTCGCGTCGGGGCTGCGCAGCGTGGGGCGCGGGAGCGGCGCCGGGGGCGGGGGACTCCGCCGGGTGCTCGTGACCGCGCAGGTGGCGGCCAGTGTGGTGCTGCTCGTGGGCACCGGGCTGCTGTCGCGGTCCTTCGCCAAGCTGAGCAATGTCGACCCGGGCTTCGACACGGTCGATCGGGTGGCGGTGGCGCTCGCCATGCCCGACGCCGCCTACGATTGGCAGGAGCGGGGTCCGCTGATGCAGGAGATTCTTCGCCGCAGCGGTGAGGTGCCGGGGGTGGAGGTGGTCGGCGCCACCTCGGTCGACCCCTTCTCCGGGTACGCGCTGGCGAACTTCGTCGCGCGGCGCGACCGCATGCCGGAACGGGCTGCCGACTTCACCCCGATTCACTGGCGGGTGGTGACGCCGGGCTTCTTCGAGGCCATGGGGCTCGAGATCCGCGCCGGCCGCGGGTTCGATCAGGGCGACCTCGGGGACGACGGCGTGCCGGTGGTCGTGGGCGAGGGGCTGGCCGAGCGTTTCTTCGGCTCCGCCTCCGAGGCCCTCGATCGCGAGCTGGTGTGGGGCGACCACGACGGCTCCGTGCTGCGGATCGTGGGCGTGGCGGAGCGCCTTCGAGACGTGCGCATCGACGAGGAGTCGGAACTGATGGTGTATCGGGCGCACGCCATGCTGCCCTGGGCCTCGATGACGCTCGTGGCCCGGCTCCGACCGGGCGCCGATCCGGCGGTGGCGTCGGGCCTGCGGGAGGCGGTTCGCTCGGCTGCGCCCGGGCTCGCCGTGCCCGAGGTGCGGTTGCTCGAAACCACCCTCGACCGCGCGCTGGCCGAGCCGCGCTTCAACCTGTTGTTGATGGCGGCCTTCGCGCTGGTCGGGCTCGCGCTGGCCGTGGTCGGGCTGTACGGGCTGACCGCCTTCGAGGTGCGACGGAGCTTTCGCGAGATCGGGATCCGGATGTCGCTGGGCGCCGAGTCGAGCAGCCTTGTGTCGGGCCTGGTCGCTCGGCGGATGATGCTGGCCGGCATCGGCATGACGATCGGGATGGCGCTGGCGGGCTACGCCTCGCGCTGGCTCGACACTCTGCTGTTCGAGGTGTCGCCCCGCGACCCGCTCACCTGGATCGCCGTGATCGCGACCGTGGGCGTCACGACGGCGGTCGCGACCTGGATCCCCGCCCGTTGGGCCGCTGCCGTCGACCCCCGGCAGGTGCTGTCTGCGGAGTAG
- a CDS encoding PadR family transcriptional regulator, producing the protein MTRLELLQGTLDVLVLRTLTGGARHGYDIARAIKQLSDDVLQVEEGALYPALHRLRARGWVESEWGRSEKNRRAKFYQLTEAGREALVDEARNWDRYSEAVARVLADAPREGA; encoded by the coding sequence ATGACTCGACTGGAACTGCTTCAGGGCACCCTCGACGTGCTCGTTCTCCGCACCCTCACCGGCGGCGCGCGCCACGGCTACGACATCGCCCGCGCCATCAAGCAGCTCTCCGACGACGTGCTGCAGGTGGAGGAGGGGGCCCTGTACCCCGCGCTGCATCGACTCCGCGCACGCGGGTGGGTGGAGTCGGAGTGGGGACGGTCGGAGAAGAACCGTCGGGCGAAGTTCTATCAGTTGACCGAGGCGGGCCGCGAGGCGCTGGTCGACGAAGCGCGCAACTGGGACCGCTACTCCGAGGCGGTGGCCCGAGTCCTGGCCGACGCGCCGCGGGAGGGCGCGTGA
- a CDS encoding YiiD C-terminal domain-containing protein, whose product MSDTFPVRRLQTLLHEQIPLAREMGAEVRSWGPAGLEIEAPLAPNLNHHGTFFGGSASALGILAGWSLVHLLTLDAGLDAEIVIQRANVRYTAPAPGGMVARAMPPGPEQWGRFRRVFERRGMARLRVRIVLMCAGTEVASLEAAYAAVGASP is encoded by the coding sequence GTGTCCGACACCTTCCCGGTCCGCCGCCTCCAGACCCTGCTCCACGAACAGATTCCCCTCGCGCGCGAGATGGGCGCCGAGGTGCGATCGTGGGGGCCCGCAGGGCTCGAGATCGAAGCGCCTCTGGCTCCCAACCTCAACCACCACGGCACCTTCTTCGGGGGCTCCGCCTCGGCCCTGGGGATCCTGGCGGGGTGGAGTCTCGTGCACCTGCTCACCCTGGATGCGGGTCTCGACGCCGAGATCGTGATTCAACGGGCGAATGTGCGCTACACGGCACCGGCCCCCGGCGGCATGGTCGCGCGGGCGATGCCGCCCGGGCCGGAGCAGTGGGGCCGCTTCCGGCGGGTGTTCGAGCGCCGAGGCATGGCGCGGCTGCGCGTGCGGATCGTGCTGATGTGCGCGGGGACCGAGGTGGCCAGCCTGGAGGCCGCGTACGCCGCGGTGGGCGCTTCCCCTTGA